The proteins below come from a single Yamadazyma tenuis chromosome 5, complete sequence genomic window:
- a CDS encoding uncharacterized protein (EggNog:ENOG503NUSK; COG:G; CAZy:GT71), protein MLVLRRKKVQAVAVSALAIIAVVTIVWQALNFNEFEVEIKSSLVGENSKISSFFTPKTKPFSETEAGKQAEIDANINNFDALTEEHKYQLVNQLAGAPSTKNFQFLSSVFEKIYKFRPEVAQLTTYKSEERIYHARYNSKDDDSEDNRIVFNEAYLSSFLQLNSIEFGAMQKSHTKVMASLPTADDVPKGMYEGDGIVFVGGGRFNLLTLLSVKAIRDLGSKLPIEILIPTIEEFESNLCFKVLPQYNAKCILLPQVLKQNGLDDNIFKKFEFKGYQYKVLALLLSSFERILFLDSDNTPTRNPDILFSTNPFEDHGLIVWPDFWKRATSPLYYSIAGIKMDQKKYLPRYNELINDYEDIDYSKFPPKEVPFHQFKGAIPDPTSESGQLMINKKTHLSVLVLALYYNLYGPTHYYPLFSQGSDGEGDKETFLAACVALGCKFYQVKKFLKAMGYFNHELSFVGTGMGQFNPINDYTNEEPDLLFIHSNFPKLNPWELKQQGKILDNGKRIRLYGNGVKKDIGFDFELRQWQNMYYFLCKKNVKVNIFNDVVHDDLCKEISQHLSFLKSTSRLTDDAF, encoded by the coding sequence ATGTTAGTGTTACGGCGAAAGAAAGTACAAGCGGTGGCAGTACTGGCCTTGGCTATTATAGCCGTGGTCACCATTGTATGGCAAGCTCTCAATTTCAACGAGTTTGAGGTAGAAATCAAGTCCTCCCTCGTGGGGGAaaactccaagatctcgAGCTTTTTCACTCCCAAAACCAAACCTTTCCTGGAAACAGAGGCTGGCAAGCAAGCCGAAATCGACGCTAACATCAATAACTTTGACGCGTTGACCGAAGAACATAAATACCAATTGGTCAACCAATTGGCGGGTGCGCCCAGTACTAAGAACTTTCAGTTCTTGAGCAGCGTCTTCGAAAAGATCTACAAGTTCAGGCCTGAAGTAGCCCAACTAACCACCTATAAGAGTGAAGAAAGGATATATCATGCACGATACAACTccaaagatgatgacagTGAAGATAATCGCATAGTGTTCAATGAGGCATACTTGTCTAGTTTTTTGCAATTGAACAGCATTGAGTTTGGTGCCATGCAGAAATCCCATACCAAAGTCATGGCGAGTCTTCCCACTGCCGACGATGTTCCTAAAGGAATGTATGAGGGAGATGGAATAGTGTTTGTGGGAGGAGGAAGGTTCAATCTTTTAACGCTATTGTCGGTGAAGGCTATAAGAGATTTAGGTAGCAAATTGCCGATTGAAATTTTGATTCCTACGATAGAAGAGTTTGAGTCCAACTTGTGTTTCAAGGTGTTACCTCAATACAATGCCAAGTGCATTTTACTTCCTCAGGTGTTGAAGCAAAATGGATTAGACGAtaatatcttcaagaaattcgAGTTCAAAGGGTATCAGTATAAGGTATTGGCCTTATTGTTATCAAGCTTCGAAAGaatcttgttcttggataGTGATAACACACCCACCAGAAACCCAGACATACTCTTTAGTACCAATCCGTTTGAAGATCATGGATTGATTGTGTGGCCAGACTTTTGGAAAAGGGCCACGTCCCCGTTATACTATAGCATAGCTGGCATCAAAATGGACCAGAAGAAATATTTGCCCCGGTACAATGAGCTCATCAACGACTACGAAGACATCGACTACTCCAAGTTTCCACCGAAAGAAGTGCCTTTCCACCAGTTCAAAGGAGCCATACCTGATCCTACCAGTGAATCGGGCCAACTTatgatcaacaaaaagacTCATTTGAGCGTGTTGGTTTTGGCATTATACTACAACCTATACGGACCCACCCACTACTACCCGTTGTTCTCTCAAGGAAGTGATGGTGAAGGAGATAAAGAGACATTTTTGGCGGCATGCGTTGCCTTGGGATGCAAATTCTATCAAGtgaaaaagttcttgaaggccATGGGATACTTCAACCATGAGCTATCATTTGTGGGGACTGGAATGGGCCAGTTCAATCCTATTAATGACTACACAAACGAGGAACCGGATTTACTCTTCATTCACTCCAACTTCCCCAAATTGAATCCCTGGGAGTTGAAACAGCAAGGCAAGATTTTGGACAACGGCAAAAGAATACGACTTTATGGGAATGGGGTCAAGAAGGACATTGGGtttgactttgaattgCGTCAATGGCAAAACATGTACTATTTCCTCTGTAAGAAAAACGTCAAAGTGAACATTTTCAATGACGTGGTCCACGATGACTTGTGCAAGGAGATCAGCCAGCATCTactgttcttgaagtccacCTCACGGTTGACCGATGACGCCTTTTAA
- the DBP10 gene encoding ATP-dependent RNA helicase dbp10 (COG:A; EggNog:ENOG503NVXB) yields MSDDEYDITKSLALNLESSDDSGTDGEGEVPVLRGKRAVKKLKTNSTEAFPSLELSDDEEENDKTSGADAIASYFVSNNPAVKKAKSGTFQSFGFSKFLIGNIIKKGFKQPTPIQRKAIPLIMDSRDVVGMARTGSGKTAAFTLPMVEKLKAHSAKSGSRAIILSPSRELALQTYKQVKEFSHRTDLRIMLLVGGDSLDDQFSAMMTNPDIIIATPGRFMHLKIEMDLNLKSIEYIVFDEADRLFELGFAEQLNELIAGLPASRQTLLFSATLPKSLVEFAKAGLSNPTLVRLDADSKISDQLEMAFVTTKRNEREANLLYLLQEVIKMPLPTQEEIKKMNDMNKRNDESDEEEAAAAADDNKKRKKFKKERLPPANVLPSKYSTMVFVPTKHHVEYITSLLRSCGYLVSYIYGTLDQTARKQQLYQFRIGLTTIMVVTDVAARGIDIPILANVINFTLPSSSKIFIHRVGRTARAGNKGWAYSIVNEKELPYLLDLEIFLGKKILTTSLHESKVKLLKERMGDRYQEPKLSFTERLVLGSAPRAELENCQEVYEGVLKHNYDLKLIKDVSIKGEKLFYRTRQPASNESVKRSKNMVEHQLWDEQHLLFGPNVEKEKQDFLDKLANRHSKETVFEFNKKEKEKDENSLAGFMLKRRRQLAPIQRKAKERRELVEKEKLAGLSHNIEDEILNKKSNDDGVNQEDLDFFEDGDEVLGQKYKPKKTFKDPQFYMSHYASASDIQDKQLSLGNSFANSASNATFDLDNDDKSQVHSQVYKWDSKKGNYVNSRSTDKKYIISESGQRIPATFKSGRFDEWKKQNPTRSNEDPMNNLGNKKFKHKQSKSPKMPDKFRDNYEKQVKKVEKAVEGGKSVKGYHKAGPQQELRTTEQIRKNRLLHDKKRAKNARPTKRR; encoded by the coding sequence ATGTCCGACGACGAATacgatatcaccaagtcaCTCGCCCTCAACTTAGAGAGCTCTGATGACAGTGGGACTGATGGTGAAGGAGAAGTGCCTGTGCTCAGGGGCAAAAGAGCCgtgaagaaactcaagaCTAATTCTACAGAAGCTTTTCCCAGCTTAGAGCTTTCagatgatgaggaagaaaatgataAGACTTCGGGTGCTGATGCCATCGCATCGTACTTTGTCAGTAATAATCCCGCTGTCAAAAAGGCCAAAAGTGGAACCTTCCAGTCGTTTGggttttccaagttcttaataggtaatatcatcaaaaaaGGGTTCAAACAACCCACTCCAATTCAGAGAAAAGCGATTCCTTTGATCATGGATAGCAGAGACGTGGTGGGAATGGCCAGAACTGGGTCCGGTAAAACAGCAGCATTCACTTTGCCAATGgtggagaagttgaaggccCATTCTGCTAAATCTGGTTCCAGGGCCATTATTTTGTCTCCTTCGAGAGAATTGGCATTGCAAACATATAAACAAGTGAAGGAGTTCAGTCATAGAACCGACTTGAGAATCATGTTGCTTGTTGGTGGAGACTCTTTGGATGACCAGTTTAGTGCCATGATGACCAACCCCGATATCATCATTGCTACTCCTGGTAGATTTATGCATTTGAAAATTGAGATGGACTTGAACCTAAAGTCCATCGAGTACATTGTTTTCGACGAAGCCGATAGATTGTTTGAGTTGGGGTTTGCAGAACAGTTGAACGAATTGATTGCTGGTTTACCTGCTTCTAGACAAACGTTATTGTTTTCTGCCACTTTGCCCAAATCGTTGGTGGAATTTGCCAAAGCCGGTTTATCCAACCCCACGTTAGTGAGATTGGATGCTGATTCCAAGATTTCAGATCAGTTGGAGATGGCCTTCGTCACCACCAAGAGGAACGAAAGAGAGGCTAACTTACTTTACTTGTTGCAAGAGGTTATAAAAATGCCTCTTCCTACTCAGGAggagatcaagaaaatgaacGACATGAACAAACGAAACGATGAatctgatgaagaagaagctgcaGCAGCTGCTGATGATAAtaagaaaaggaagaagttcaagaaggaaaGATTACCTCCCGCTAACGTCTTACCTTCAAAGTACTCCACTATGGTCTTTGTGCCCACCAAGCATCATGTTGAGTACATCACCAGTTTGTTGAGATCTTGTGGTTACTTGGTATCCTACATCTACGGTACTCTCGACCAAACCGCTAGAAAGCAACAGTTATACCAATTCAGAATCGGATTAACAACAATAATGGTAGTGACGGATGTGGCTGCTCGTGGTATCGATATTCCCATTTTAGCCAATgtcatcaacttcacccTCCCTTCATCCTCAAAGATTTTCATTCACAGAGTCGGTAGAACCGCTAGAGCTGGGAACAAAGGATGGGCATATTCCATTGTAAACGAAAAGGAATTGCCTTACctcttggatttggaaataTTTTTGGggaagaagatcttgacaACCTCGTTACACGAATCCAAGGTTAAGCTCCTCAAAGAAAGAATGGGGGACCGGTATCAAGAACCTAAACTCTCCTTTACCGAAAGGTTGGTTCTCGGATCTGCTCCCAGAGccgagttggaaaactgTCAGGAAGTTTACGAAGGTGTCCTCAAGCACAACTATGACTtaaagttgatcaaagacGTCTCTATCAAGGGAGAGAAGTTGTTTTATAGAACCAGACAACCGGCCTCTAATGAGTCAGTAAAGAGATCAAAGAACATGGTGGAGCATCAATTATGGGATGAACAGCATCTCTTGTTCGGACCCAACGTGGAGAAGGAAAAGCAGGATTTCTTGGATAAATTGGCTAATAGGCACTCGAAAGAAACGGTTTttgagttcaacaagaaggaaaaggaaaagGATGAAAACAGTTTGGCTGGGTTTATGCTTAAGAGGAGACGTCAGCTTGCACCCATCCAAAGAAAGGCCAAAGAGAGACGagaattggttgaaaaggAGAAACTTGCTGGATTAAGCCACaacattgaagatgagattttgaacaaaaagAGTAACGACGATGGAGTCAATCAGGAggacttggacttcttcgaggatggtgatgaagtgTTGGGACAGAAGTACAAACCCAAGAAGACCTTCAAAGATCCTCAGTTCTACATGAGCCACTATGCTTCGGCATCCGATATTCAAGACAAACAGTTGTCTTTGGGTAATAGTTTCGCCAACAGTGCCTCGAATGCCACATTTGACTTGGATAACGATGACAAGTCGCAAGTCCACAGTCAAGTCTACAAATGGGACAGCAAGAAGGGTAACTATGTGAATTCTAGGTCTACGGATAAGAAGTATATCATCAGTGAGTCTGGTCAAAGAATCCCTGCCACCTTCAAGTCTGGCAGATTTGATGAATGGAAGAAACAGAATCCTACCCGGTCCAATGAAGATCCAATGAACAACTTGGGtaacaagaagtttaaGCACAAGCAAAGCAAATCACCTAAGATGCCAGATAAATTCAGAGATAACTACGAAAAGCAAGTcaagaaagttgaaaagGCTGTTGAAGGTGGGAAATCGGTCAAGGGTTATCATAAGGCTGGACCCCAACAAGAACTTAGAACCACCGAACAAATCAGAAAGAACAGATTATTGCACGATAAGAAAAGGGCAAAGAATGCCAGACCAACCAAGAGACGGTGA